DNA from Coffea arabica cultivar ET-39 chromosome 10c, Coffea Arabica ET-39 HiFi, whole genome shotgun sequence:
TACAGTTTAATGACGAGCATAGTGTTGAAATGTTGCACCATGGACTCATTTATGGTGTACTTCAAAGTGAAATTCCATGCAGGGTTGACCTCACCATGCTTGTCTGCTGGAGTTCTCCTCTCTGCTTCTTCGCTGCTGCTCCCTATTGAAACCCTCAAGTAAACTTTCATCTTGAAAAATTTTCGAACGTCTTCTAAGTCATTTGCTGACAAAAGGGTTATCTCAAATTTTCTGCAGTCCATCTTTTGGAGTTAATTAGCAGAAATTGGAATAACAACAggcagaagaaagaagaagatgagatgcttccttttttttttaaagtgaaTTTCTAAGTTATGAAGTATATTCTAACCACCGCAAATAATGATTGATTTATAAGCATGGCATGACTTGGCTATGAGATAAGAAATTTTGAGGCAGTTTCGTCATAAGCTCTCTTTCTATGAAATTACTCACATATGGACTAATTTCGCTTTGTACCCTCAAATTTGTAATCTTTTTTACTTTACAtcc
Protein-coding regions in this window:
- the LOC113714107 gene encoding protein SRC2-like, giving the protein MDCRKFEITLLSANDLEDVRKFFKMKVYLRVSIGSSSEEAERRTPADKHGEVNPAWNFTLKYTINESMVQHFNTMLVIKLYCKRKLGDRYIGEVHTSMKDLFDYAYPVGGSAVVSYPVQKGSVSSQGVFRFSYRFGEKVFIDKPLIAESLADWSSCKQ